From Falco naumanni isolate bFalNau1 chromosome 4, bFalNau1.pat, whole genome shotgun sequence:
GGGAAGCAGTGGCTGGCTTAAAATCTGGTGGGGAAAATGGTTTTGGGGAGAACAGTTTTGGGTAGATGCGCCAGACAGTAATGATATGTTGACTGTCGATTGGCAATAAGCAGGCTACAGACAGGAAACCATTCCACAGAGGTTTACCTGGGGTAAGGTCTTGGGTTGTAGTGAAGGGATGTCACCATTTCAGGTGACACCTTGTGACTCAGGAGGTCACAAGGTCCTTGTGGCTGTGATAGGCACCTTTGCATCCTCTTACTATGTGACCATAATCCCTGTCTGACTCTTGGAAGCTCACCAACTAGGTACATTTTCAAAgatttgtgttttttctgctggGGTTCTGCCATCCCCTCCTCATCCCCTGTGCTGGAGGGCCTGGCAGGGTTAGAGGGGAGCCTTAAGGCTCTCTGGGAGTGATGGACAGGTTCCAGCAGTGGGACCCAAGTGTCACATGCAGCTCCATCTGCCACGATGTGACGGCTTGTGCCTGTAGCTACACTGGGTTAGCTTCTTTCTCCTGCTCACCCTTGTCTGCTCACGTCTGGGGAACTGGTAGAGActtctgtgcagcctgttgTTACAGAACAGCCAagtgctgtgctctgccacTGGCTAGTGATGCTCCCTGGGTACATTGGTGTGTTTTGATGCTCTGTGTTATCTCTTCTTCTGTTCCCACTCCCCCACAGCTCCAGGGTGCTTCCACCCACTGTACTGGTGTCTGGCTTCCATCAGTGTCCCAACTTGTGGATGCTGTTGCTGGAGTTCCCCTTGCACAGATGGTGCCTTTCGGGGGCTGTAGCCGTACTGCAGTGCATGAACCAGCTGAAATACGCACAGTTTGTGCTATCACTTGAAggtctggagctgctggggcccTGCCTGGATGAGGTGCTAGTCCTGGCTGTTCTTATTCATCtcctttttttactttatagcTTGCAGACCAGGAAGTACCAGTTCATTCCTTAACTTCAGCAGCCTAAACCAGAGCCAAACTGGTCCCAGACCGGGTAGTGCAGGAGCGGCAGGGAGCTCCACTCTGTCTACCAGAGAGGCTTCACGCAATGCGTCCGACAAGAGGAGCTTCTGCCTGCAGAACCAGCCCATCGTCCGTGAGGACCTGGACGTGGTGTCCGTGCGCTACAGACTCTTGAATGGTCCCAGTGTGCCCGTGAACTCCCTGTCCCcaaccctcctcctcctcaacCTGAACACTGGCGTGGATAGCGGCGGTTCCCTTGTCGTCAGTCTCCTGCTTAACAAGGTGCGGAGGCTGATTGATGGGATTGTCTCCCCTTCGAGGGGCTTTGTGCCTGCTCCTGGGCTGGTTTATCAGCAAACTCCAGGGGTCGTTGGTGCCAGTGggactttttttgttgtcaCAAAACACTGAGCCTGTTTTAGCTGCTTCCAACATGTCCTATCTGCCAGCTCTGATTCAAATGCCACAGGTTGCTGGCATGTGGGGGAAGTGATGCAGAGGAGACAAaatggaaagcagctgcagtgccatCTTCTGCACGGGAGCCTGGTGCCTTGCCACCAGGAGAGGAGACTGAGCAGGCAAACCCAGGGATGTCCCTGCCCAGGTCGCTGCTTCCCAGGCTCCTTCAGTGACACCCTAAAATCAGCCCCCTGAAATTCTCTGAAACTTcctgagggctggagcagggctcagccctgATGTCCTGCTGCCTCGGACTTCTGCCACGCTGTGCTCATGCTGAAGCGATGTGCAAGTGCCCCAGCTTTGGAGCAGTTCCTCCCGTGCAGTCCCCCAGGAGGCTTTCTTGCCTTTCAGCCAGCATGTGACACAGTGGCAGCACAGGGTGAGCTGAACACAGCTTTGCCCAGAAAGAGCTGCTGAACTGATGGGTGACCTTGATCTGCAGGATTTATTGTCACCTGCTGCTTCCATATACTGTGGGCAGCATGGGAGATGAATTGTGCAGgggggtggcactggggtgCTCTGACATGGGACactgctgtgtttgcacagaCATCCGTGAGCCTGGCCAATGGCACCGTGGTAGCGTGTGTGAGTGCTGCTTCGCCGGTGCTGTCCCTCAATGCCACCCAGAACTGCAGCACAGGTATGAGAGCTCAGCTATGCTGTCTTGGGGCTTTGCTTTTAGACCTTGTGAGCCATTTGTTGACTCAGGACTTTGTGGCATGAGCCAATTTCGGCACGGACCCTCCTGAGGTCTTCATGTTGGCACATGCCCAGGGTGCTGGTGCTAGTCTGGCACCAGGAGTTAGCCTCCACCAAAGGAGGGTCTGATTACCAGCTAGGGTCCTTCCAGCCTCATTGGCAGAAGGTTTGGGGATGGTCAAGGTATTGCCAGTGTGCAGAGAAGCCAAGATCTGCATTGGAGGACTAGCCAAGCGAACAGGCTATTCCAGGTGCCCTGTGCTGCCTATGTAGGTACTGAGAGCtgagatgaaacaaaaaaagaagggtCTCTGGAGCAAGGGTCCTCTCCATCCCCCTGTTGCCTCCTGAGGGTGGGAGCAAGGAGCCACAGGAGCATCCAATTCCTGTGCAATCAGTCAGAGCCTGGGATTGCTGTGGGCCCTTCTCCCCCAGTCTTGGCACATCACAGCACCCtcttttctttaagcttttttCCAGGGCTACCCTCTGAGCGTGAGCACGTCCTCTGCGGAAGCGATGCTGATTGTCCTGTACCCGCAGACAGATGACTggttcctctccctgcagctcatCTGCCCAAAGGGCCAGGGGTGAGTCTGGCGTCATCCTGCCCTGGGGCCAGTTCAGGGCACTCTGCCTCTGCATCCTTCTGCCCTTTGCTAGTGTGAGCAAAACTGAGCCCCTGTCCTCACCGCTGCGCTGTGGGCTCCTCTCACCTGGTAGCAGTTGAACTGTGGCtgcagagggggaaggaggtgggTGGCACTGCTGACTTGCTCCCTTGTGAGTGCCCAAGCAGCTTGTCTGGTGCTGAGCTGGCTCATCTCATGCAGACTGCAGATGGCAGAGCTTGCCTGGATGAacttccccttccccaggtAGATTTTGAGGTGACAAACTGGTAAATGAAAatgctgctcttcctccttcaaGGAAGTCTCTGAgatgcaggcagctgtgcccatACTCCTGCAGTTTGCCTTACTGCTGGTTCCTTGTGTAAGGCCCTGAGCATGCACTGTGAAACAGTGCTGGCAATGCTGGTCCTGAGGACCAGTCATGGGCACTGGGGTCTGCTGTGGGGGTCTGGGGAGAGCTGATACCTCCCTGCACATCGGTTTGGCAGCTCAAGTGGAGAGAGAGCCAACTCTGCTCCTAGCTGTTGGGAGTGATGGAGCAGATTGCAAAGTAGCGGGGAGCTTGGTGCAGGAGCGTGGCCTGACCCCCTGGAGCAGAGTGCTGCCTGGGTGCAAGGCTGCCCCGAAGGAGCGGGGTGCCAGTGTGACCTGCTCTCCTTGCAGTGAATGCAATGCCGCAGAAGCCAAAGTAACGGTCTTCACGTATCTCACCCCTTGCTTCAATGACTGTGGGCCGTACGGGCAGTGCAGCCTCCTGAGAAGACACGGCTACCTCtatgctggctgcagctgcaaggCTGGTGAGTGCCTTTTCCTAGGAAGCTTTGCCAACCTCCCCAAGGGGAGGACACATTTTCCAGTGGTGGTGTTTGAGTAGAGGAGCTGGCGTCCGCTGTGGCCGCCAGGAGCAGCCTGGTATTGCAGTGCCTGCCCAAAGAGCCTGTGGCAGGCTCTTTGGAAGCATCCTGATTTCCCTGAGGGGTGCTGGGTTCTGGGAAGCACAGAGCACCCCAGAGGAAATGGGCAGTCGGGCTGAGGACAGCTTGGAGTTTCATTTCCATCTTGGAGTCCCCCAGGGTTTGGAGAGGTGCTTTTGAGCATCCCCAGAGAGACCAGGGAGCCAGTAGGGCTGCCTGAAAATGCTTGTGTTGGAGCCTGTGCCCTTCAGGGAGGTTTGTCACAAGGGTCCTGGTGCGGGGTGCGATGACGCTGGGCTGCAGtccctgcctgtgctttgccatggtgctctgcctcctgccaagAGCCAGCGGGCAGGCCAGCCCTTAGACTCCGAGGTGCCCCTGGAGAAGGAACATCTGTGTCAGCTGCTAATTATCTTAATGGTATGAGAAGACTGGGCAGCAGTCAGTGGTAGTAGGAAGTAGATCATAGGGAAGATGAtagctctgctgtgcctgggtgGGCAGGTGTATCTGCTCTCAGCAGAAGGGCAAGGCAGAATGTGGTTCAGCATTGCTTTGGGCCTGAGCCAGGATGTCTTTGCTGTCTGCTGCAGTGCCGGTGAGGACTGAGATGGAGAACAGCATCCTAATTTCCCCGAAGGGTTCCAGGTTCTgggaagcacagagcagcccaaGGGAACTGGGGAATAAGGCTGAGGACAGCATTCCGCTGAATCACTTGGAGCAAAATGCCCCATCTGCATATTCGTGACCCAGAAATAAAGTGGAGAGCAGCctgcctgggctctgcctggCAGGGAGCCCGCAgaaggggcagagctgctgtcttGGTTTCTGGTGGCACTGTAATGGGATGGATGCTACTTTTAACTCTGCTTCTTGACCACGGTGTGCCTGTATATACCCAGGCTGCCCTGTGACTGAACTCCTTTCCCCAGAAGGAGCGGGCATCCTGatcttgaattaaaataattataaaaaaaaaaaaaaaaaaagaaaaaaaggcaggttttTATTCATAAGAGACTGTCTCAGCTCAGTCCTTGGTATCCAGTGAGCAGACAGAATTGTGCCCAGTGTCATGCACTGTCCTCTAGGAGATTGTCACTTTGCTGTCCTGTGCAGAGCTACGTGTCACTGTGGGCTGAGGCAGTAGGTTTGCTCACCTTGGAAAAGAGGAGTTGGAAGGGGATAGAATCTGCTGCCCATGGGGGTTACAAGGACCCTGGAGCCGGGCTCTTCTGGGGGAGCACAGGGAAAGGGCGAGAAGCCACAGACCTAGGCTGCAGCAAGGAAACTTCAGCTAAATCAAAGATGACAATTTCCCCCATCAGTTGTTCACATCTGCACAGTACCCaggtctccatccttggagatctTCAAAATGCAGTTGGGCAAGGCCCAGAGCAACCTGGCCTGGCTTTGCAGTCTGCCCCACTGTGGCAGGTGGGACAGGAGCGCAATGTTTTCCTCAGTGCTGTGAATCATTCTCCGCCCTGATTCCTGGGATCTGAAGGGAGCTTGCACCCAGATTATACCATCATGTGAAGCATCCGACCTTCGAATGCTTGATGTACCACCAGCAAGTAGCATGTGCGTTGAGTTACTGTGGGGAAGAAAAGTACCAGTCTGGATAGACCCATGTGGAATGTAGGATGGCCTCTGCTACTGGGAGCAACCTGGGGGATGTCCTTGGAGCAGATATGGGGCTCTGCTGGGGTTCCCTGGGTCTTTGCACAGCAGAGCATGCCATGAGTAATGAGACCATCCTGAGAACAGTGGCTGATGGAGCAAGGGAGAGGAGAGTCAGGGATAGCCTGGGGGTGTGATTGCTTCTTCTGAAGCATCCCAGGctcctgctgggtgctgctgctgggtgctgcggGAGGACAATGTAGGGCATTTGAGATCCACACAagcctctctgctctgcaggttgGGGGGGGTGGAGCTGCACAGATGATACCAAGGCCCAGTCTGTTGGTGTGCAGAACCTGGCCACCCTCCTGCTCACCCTGAGCAACCTCATGTTCCTGCCGGCAATAGCAGTTGCTGTTTATCGCTACTACCTGGTGGAGGCCTCCGTCTACACCTACACCATGTTCTTCTCCACGGTAAGTATTGCCTTCTGTTGGGTCCCCTGCTAGCTCCCCTGAGCACCAGGAATGCTGCATCAGACTGAGGTCCTTGGTGTGGCAGTCCATCCTGGAGCTCCACATCTTCTGAATTACTGGAGAAGCACCTCCATGGACATGCCCTGCCCCTTCAGAACTTGGCAGCAGTGTTATTTTTACTAGGTCCTTCCACCTACGCCGTGGGTGCTCATATTTGGGGGTAGGACCCCAGGGAGCAGAGTTGGGGCAGGAGTATGGCACACTTGAAGGGTGCTGTCCTAGGAgctcttggctgctgctgggaggatGCAGGTTGATGGCTGctctcatctgctttctgtaATGCCACAGTGGTTTGGTCTCCTGGAGGCACTGCCGGGGGGGTCCTGGCTGCCACGGGCTGAGCTTTCTCCTGCCCAGAaagctgtggtgctgctggatTCATGCCAGCCTTTGCTTTTGTCCTTGGTTCTAGTTCTACCACGCGTGTGACCAGCCAGGCGTCGCGGTGATGTGCATCATGGACTATGACACACTACAATACTGTGACTTTTTGGGCTCTGTGGTGTCCATCTGGGTAACGATCCTGTGCATGTCCCGGGTAAAGAAGATCCTGAAATACGTGAGTGTCAGGTACCCCTGCGCAGCAAAGGCAGACTTGAGCCAGCCAAGCCACGGGTTGCCATGCCGAGCCCTCTCACGGCTGTTTCAATGACACAGCCCAGCCTGGTGACAAAGCCTGTTTGTCACCCTGATTTTTAAACCAGCGGGTTGTTTTGTCCCAGGAATTTGTATCATGAACCTGTGTGCTTGTAGGACTGGGCCCAAAGGGACTGATGTTTGTGGGTCCGCTGGTTTCTTCTTTGGAAGATGCTACTCCCGAGTCCTGTGTGCACACAGGGGTGGGTGGCCAGGAGGTGAAgcccctgctgcctctggcatggctggctgtgctctggCAGCAGATGAGCTACTGACAGTAGTGGTGGTGTCTCATTCCCAGGTCCTTTTCATCTTGGGGACCCTGTTAATTGCCATGTCCCTGCAGCTGGACCGCAGAGGGGTGTGGAACATGATGGGTCCCTGCCTCTTTGCCCTCATCATCATGATTGCAGCATGGGTAAGTaagggcagccttggcaggTCCTTCTGCCCTTTGATCCCCTCCGGAGAACAATGGTGGCACAGCAGACCCCAGGCTCCAGTTCATTTACAGGCATGGCCTGATCTCCCTGAAACACCCAGGTGGAGGCAGGGGGCAGGGCAAGGGATTCACCTTCCATCCCTCTAGTAGCTGAGAAATCCCCAGGGTATGGGTCTGAGCACagtccagctgctgcagttccaATTCAGTGCACACCCGTGTCTGCAGTGGTGTCCCAAAATGGTTGGCTGTTGCCTGTGCCTTGAGCAGAAGCTGTAGCATCTGTGCTGGGCTTTGGTGCCACGGCTGGCTAGGGGGTTTTGTACACAGGAGGTGGGCCCAAGAAGGGGGGAGGTTGAATTTCTTGGGGACAGCAGGCTCGCCCTCTTGCCATGAGGTTGGCAGGTGCTCGTGGGTCAGGCAGCGTTGCCTGTTTCCCGCTGCCTAAGCTTCTGCTTGGCTGCCCAAGTTTCTGGTTGGCTCCTTAACCCTTCTGTGCTCCGACACCTCCAGGTTTACCATGGAGTGAAGCGCAGGCACTGCTATCCCTCCTCGTGGAAGCGCTGGGTTTTCTACCTCCTCCCAGGGATCACCTTGGCTTTCATTGCCATCTCAGTATATGCATTCATGGAAACCAATGAGAACTATTACTACACCCACAGCATCTGGCACGTGCTGGTGGCTTGCAGCGTTGCTTTCCTGCTTCCTCCTCGGGACAAGCATAAGAAGCCCTGGGCCTGGTCACAGAAGCTCACTTGTCGCTATCAAATCTGCCAGAATGACCGTGAGGAGCTCTATGCTGTGACCTGAACTGCTCGGCTCCTGGTCGCAGAggtggagggctggggaggtTGCTCTTTGCCTGGGTTGCCCCTCTCTTGCAGGTCGGCAATCCTCTTACATGCTCATTTGCTGGCTGGGAGGGCGCAGTGTGGACCTGGTGTAAAGATGAAGATGGTGGGCTTGTCTTGTGAAGGCAGGTTTGAGGCcacctctgctttcctgctgggaCAGGGCAGGCTTTTCATGGTTCTAGATCAAGGAATAGCTTGTCCCCCACCTCCCTATGGCGCTGGGGGAATAGCCAacccttcttcccctcctgctgTGTCCATGAGGCTTGGGCTTAGCCCACGCTGATCTGGagccagggctgtggctgctgggctcTCCTCTGTACCCCCTGTCCCAGCAGAGGACTGTGGGACGGGGATTTCCCCAGCCATCCTGCAATCAGCATTTGAACCCGAGAGAATGGGTTTCTTCTGATCTGGGGGGCAAATGCTGCTGCATGCCCTTGGTGctgatggggagggagggagctgatCTCAGCATGCCCTGGGCCCTCAGCCTCCGTCTCCACAGGGGTCTGGAGCCTCCCTCCCTGTGCAACAGGTGGTGCTGCTCTTACCTAGCCCTGATTCAGCGGCAGGGCCCGGGGAAAGAACAAGGCTGGGACTTGGGTCCTGGATTCAGGATCAGACTTAAcaggaatgtgaaaaaaatcccGTATAGGGACATGCAAGAAGCATCAGCAGCATCTTGTCCAGAACTGTGAAacccccagcagtgcagggtTTAGTCTAAATTTAGCCCTCTTAGCTCGTCTGGAAGGAGGCAGGCTGCTGCACTGTCGCCTTCCTCACTCAATGTTCAGGTATTTACCGTCTTCCTCCCTTTTGTGGGTTTGACATGCTCATAGCTCTGCCTGTGGCAGCATAGGTGGTCCAGGGTGGTGTCTGAGCTGCGCACCCCCTGCtcctctgtcctgctgtgcCTCAGAGGCTGGATGCGCTGTGGAATCATGGCTGATCTGGGGCCACCAGCAGtgtcccaccccagccaggagcaTTGCCACGGGCTCCCTAGATGGCTACAGTCTCCTTTGCAGCGTCTGTCTCACCTTTGCCTTACTATAGGGCATGCAGGTGTCAGAAAGCAAGGGCAGAAACGTGGCAACCAGGAAAGTTGTCTTTGCCCATCCTTATTCTACAAATAAGGGCTCAAATACATTGTTCCTTGCTGGTTTattccagctgtggctggtCTGGTGCATGCTGCTGGGAGCCCCTCAGGTGGCTTTGGGGAGGAAAGACCTATTAATGAAGGATTTGCCTCCCTGGGGTTAATTCTTTGCTTTGGAGAGCGCCCAGCCTTCCGCTCAGCTCTGCACTTTACCCCcctgcttcctttcctctggAAACTCCCGACTTCTTAAGCAGACACAGGATGAGTGAAGGGCACTCACCTGCACCCAGTGATGTCACCACCACCAACAACCACCGGCACCCACGTCCCCTGCGTTGCCTTTTGCTGCTGCCATACACGACAGCATGGCGGGAGCGGGGGACGTGGGGCCCTCAGGGCTTCCTCCAACTTTTAACACTTTTAGGCTCTTCCCCGCCCCCCGGTCCCATCTTAGTTTGCACAGCGGCGTtgcagccccagcactgaggcAGGTGACCCGCCGCTCCTtcacagcctgtgccaggccGCTGGGCTGGCCTGGGTGCCGGTTACCGGAGAAAGCAATAATTCCTCATTGGGCCTTTTCGTTCAGGGGCTTCCGcgctgccaggcaggaggagcttTGGGGCGAGAAATCCCGGTAACGTGATTGTTTTGTGTTTGATCATTGAAATTCAGCTTTTGCCCTGCTCCGCGACGGTTGGCCCCGGCGCAGGTTGCGTGCGGTGCCTGGGGGAGGAGGGCGCTTCATTATTTTGGGTCAAATCAGAGCAAATTCCtctgtctggggaaaaaaaatagctgggttggtttttttttggctgttaaTATCTGTGATTATTTTATACCGTAAATTTTAAAGCTTACAgttttataatttaataaagGTAATGGTCTTTGAGGGCAAACCCGTGGTGCTGCGCTGGAGGCCAAGGGCCCCTGCGGCCGCCGCCATCGCTCCCGCTGCCCGGCCGCGCCAGCCAATGAGAGGCGGCTCCGGGGCAGCTTCCGGCCGCGGTGGCCGCTGGGAGCGGAAGCGGGCGGTGGTGGCCGCGGACGGGCGGGCGATGCCGCTGCACCGGTACGCGCCGCGGCTGTGGCCGGCCCTGCGGCTGCGGGAGGGCATCTGTGCGCGGCTGCCGGCGCACTACctggcccagctgcaggacGACACGCCGCCCACGCCCGTACACTGGCGGCCGCTGGGCGTGCGGTACCGGCGGAACCCGCGCACCGGGGAGCGGGAGAGGGTGCAGGACGTGCCGGTGCCCGTGTACCTGCCGCGCGCTGCACACGAGGGGCTCTGGGGCGGCGAGGGTTGGATCCGCGGCTTCCGATATG
This genomic window contains:
- the PGAP6 gene encoding post-GPI attachment to proteins factor 6; the encoded protein is MVRGAGPPLRLLLLLLLLLLLQLLALPAGRGNRTGPDSLYVSEYFSQSAQKLSFYSWYGNAKLFHFHVPEDTVLLRWLLQASRGKGPECTSMEITVHFRYGAPPVINPLGTRFPANATVRPSYNISMTLSSAVQNATFVNITTPAAGDWFIAAHLPEAAGRIEVKGFSTPCPYMFQADMFVLRLTDMPVLEPGIAMSQTVVSPAKPLHVKVFVPKHAAGMQFELRSCMASKQKACALRVVLGSITLPQSFQRIITCTGNVNCSLTLDSPPWEKWLQIMVESLGAPNASVLVEMLASFTACRPGSTSSFLNFSSLNQSQTGPRPGSAGAAGSSTLSTREASRNASDKRSFCLQNQPIVREDLDVVSVRYRLLNGPSVPVNSLSPTLLLLNLNTGVDSGGSLVVSLLLNKTSVSLANGTVVACVSAASPVLSLNATQNCSTAFFQGYPLSVSTSSAEAMLIVLYPQTDDWFLSLQLICPKGQGECNAAEAKVTVFTYLTPCFNDCGPYGQCSLLRRHGYLYAGCSCKAGWGGWSCTDDTKAQSVGVQNLATLLLTLSNLMFLPAIAVAVYRYYLVEASVYTYTMFFSTFYHACDQPGVAVMCIMDYDTLQYCDFLGSVVSIWVTILCMSRVKKILKYVLFILGTLLIAMSLQLDRRGVWNMMGPCLFALIIMIAAWVYHGVKRRHCYPSSWKRWVFYLLPGITLAFIAISVYAFMETNENYYYTHSIWHVLVACSVAFLLPPRDKHKKPWAWSQKLTCRYQICQNDREELYAVT